A genomic window from Acidobacteriota bacterium includes:
- the glk gene encoding glucokinase, whose translation MILAGDIGGTSARLAYFEGQNGRLRPIVEEVKHSHDYSSLYAAVLEFRDKYRYQIGTACFGVAGPVNEGRVEAPNLPWIIDEKELEKELRLNKVYLINDLLANAHGLSELCAEDFEVIAPGVPEAKGNRAVISAGTGLGEAGLYWDGDVHHPFAAEGGHADFAPANELQAELWHYLHQKFGGHVSWERVLSGPGQFNIYEFLRDTGKGKEEAWLADEIKAGDASAVISKHGLSGKSPLCVQAVNLFVEIYGAAAGNLALKYLATGGVYIGGGIAPKILLKMKEPRFFQAFCDKGRLRPLLENIPVRVVLNDKTALLGAGHVAMMHAGSEVGQVAIG comes from the coding sequence ATGATCCTGGCCGGCGACATCGGCGGTACGAGCGCAAGGCTTGCATATTTTGAAGGGCAGAACGGACGTTTGCGCCCCATCGTGGAAGAGGTCAAGCACAGCCACGATTACAGCAGTCTCTATGCCGCAGTGCTTGAATTCAGAGACAAGTATCGATACCAAATCGGGACTGCCTGCTTTGGTGTCGCCGGACCGGTGAATGAAGGCCGCGTCGAAGCTCCAAACCTGCCGTGGATCATCGACGAGAAGGAACTTGAGAAGGAACTCCGCCTGAACAAGGTTTACCTGATCAACGATCTCTTAGCTAACGCGCATGGACTCTCCGAGCTGTGCGCAGAAGATTTCGAGGTGATCGCTCCGGGAGTACCGGAAGCGAAGGGAAATCGTGCTGTCATTTCCGCCGGCACTGGATTGGGCGAAGCCGGACTATATTGGGACGGCGATGTGCATCATCCGTTTGCGGCCGAGGGTGGACACGCCGACTTTGCTCCAGCGAACGAGCTTCAGGCCGAACTTTGGCATTACCTGCACCAGAAGTTCGGCGGACACGTGAGTTGGGAGCGCGTCCTCTCTGGTCCCGGGCAGTTCAATATCTACGAGTTCCTGCGCGATACCGGAAAAGGGAAGGAAGAGGCCTGGCTCGCCGACGAAATCAAGGCGGGCGATGCTTCGGCAGTGATTTCAAAGCACGGTCTTTCGGGAAAGAGCCCGTTGTGCGTGCAGGCGGTAAATCTTTTTGTTGAGATCTACGGAGCAGCTGCGGGAAATCTGGCGCTCAAGTATCTGGCAACAGGTGGCGTCTACATCGGCGGCGGCATCGCGCCGAAGATTCTGCTCAAAATGAAGGAGCCGCGCTTCTTCCAGGCATTTTGCGATAAGGGACGCCTGCGTCCGCTGCTCGAGAACATTCCCGTGCGCGTGGTGCTGAATGACAAGACCGCGCTGCTCGGCGCGGGACATGTGGCGATGATGCATGCGGGGAGCGAGGTTGGGCAGGTGGCGATTGGGTGA
- the pgl gene encoding 6-phosphogluconolactonase: MSKPSIHVLEDLQQVAAAATDEFVARAKRAISHHGRFTVALSGGSTPKTMHSILAERSAKNPKLVDWSRVQILFGDERHVPPDHADSNYRMAKETLLSKVPIPAANIHRIHTENPDAAKAAGEYDRELVKVFQLKGDDQLPRFDLIFLGMGPDGHTASLFPGTTAVHELKKRVVANWVPKFNTWRVTFTRPVINQAECVLLMVCGKDKAQPFSEVIGQGSPDVYPVKYVQPTHGELIWLVDRAAAATLAPATK; encoded by the coding sequence ATGTCCAAGCCCAGCATCCATGTACTCGAGGATCTTCAACAAGTCGCAGCGGCCGCTACCGACGAATTTGTTGCGCGCGCGAAGCGCGCGATTTCGCATCATGGGCGATTCACCGTCGCACTCTCGGGTGGATCGACGCCCAAAACGATGCACTCCATCCTGGCCGAGCGCTCGGCGAAGAATCCCAAGCTGGTGGACTGGTCGCGAGTGCAAATTTTGTTTGGCGATGAACGCCATGTGCCTCCCGATCATGCGGACAGCAATTACCGGATGGCTAAGGAGACTCTGCTGTCGAAGGTCCCAATTCCCGCGGCTAACATTCACCGCATTCACACCGAGAATCCCGATGCCGCCAAAGCAGCCGGAGAATACGATCGCGAACTGGTGAAGGTCTTTCAACTCAAGGGTGACGATCAGCTGCCGCGCTTCGATCTGATCTTTCTTGGGATGGGACCTGACGGTCACACCGCTTCGCTCTTTCCTGGTACAACGGCTGTTCATGAACTCAAGAAGCGCGTAGTCGCGAACTGGGTGCCGAAGTTCAATACGTGGCGGGTTACCTTCACGCGTCCTGTGATCAATCAGGCAGAATGCGTGTTGCTGATGGTCTGCGGGAAAGATAAAGCGCAGCCTTTCAGCGAGGTGATCGGTCAGGGTAGCCCGGATGTTTATCCAGTGAAGTATGTGCAGCCGACGCACGGAGAACTGATTTGGCTGGTGGATAGGGCGGCAGCAGCGACGCTCGCGCCAGCGACTAAGTGA
- a CDS encoding glucosidase: protein MRKEHERLIEDKNREVYWKRWGPYLSERAWGTVREDYSANGDAWGYFTFDQARSRAYRWNEDGIAGFCDRHQLICFAVAMWNGHDPFLKERLFGLSGQEGNHGEDVKECYFYLDNTPTHSYMKALYKYPQQEFPYPRLIEENRRRTRLDPEFELMDTGIFDDGRYFDVFVEYAKATSEDILIRITAWNRGPETARLHLLPTIWFRNLWSWKDDPEQIKPKLERMADVQGMPLMRVYHPQYGERWLFAEGSPQLLFTENESNLRRLFNAPNRGFYQKDGINDYVVKAQRYRINAEQTGTKASAYYDLEIAPGESAVVKLVFTENINSMQDHFGKAFDEVFHERILDADEFYRDIIPQSMSPEGRNIMRQGFAGMLWSKQFYNYDVRTWLAGDPAQPPPPKERLQGRNHDWSHFYSDDIISMPDKWEYPWFAAWDLAFHCVPLALMDWNFAKDQLTLLCREWYMHPNGQLPAYEWNFSDVNPPVHAWAAHRVYQIERRMTGKGDFAYLERIFHKLLINFTWWVNRKDTSGNNIFEGGFLGLDNIGAFDRSMKFPSGVFMEQSDGTSWMATYSLSMLMIALDLAMQDPVYEDTAIKFWEHFLYIVNAMNRSIDGEGIWDEEQGFYYDVLHVSDGEHIPMRIRSIVGLVPLFAVQTLEPGLMQRLPNFAHRIQWYLEHRPDLTRNIACFHAEGVKERQLLAIVDEKRLRRILQIMLDEKEFLSPYGIRSISQFHRDHPFKLEIGGRESVVDYEPGESTTSLFGGNSNWRGPIWFPVNFLIIEALQRYHHYYGDKLKVECPTGSGNSMNLGQVAAELSDRLAGLFTRNAEGKRPAHGRNPLFQSDPYWKDLVLFYEYFHADTGAGLGASHQTGWTGLIAKLMQQNGEPQMRRVGASANARKQTKVAK from the coding sequence ATGCGTAAAGAACACGAACGCCTAATCGAAGACAAGAATCGCGAAGTCTACTGGAAGCGCTGGGGGCCGTACCTCAGCGAGCGCGCGTGGGGCACAGTTCGCGAGGACTACAGTGCGAATGGCGATGCGTGGGGTTATTTCACTTTTGATCAGGCGCGATCGCGTGCATATCGCTGGAATGAAGATGGCATCGCCGGATTCTGCGATCGGCATCAGCTCATCTGCTTTGCCGTGGCCATGTGGAATGGGCATGATCCGTTTCTCAAAGAGCGGCTCTTTGGACTGAGCGGACAAGAAGGCAATCATGGAGAAGATGTAAAGGAATGCTACTTCTATCTGGACAACACACCGACGCATTCTTACATGAAGGCTTTGTACAAGTATCCGCAGCAGGAGTTTCCTTACCCGCGGCTGATTGAGGAGAACCGCCGGCGAACGCGCCTCGATCCCGAGTTCGAGCTGATGGATACCGGAATATTCGATGATGGGCGCTATTTCGACGTGTTTGTCGAATATGCGAAGGCGACGAGCGAGGACATACTGATTCGCATCACCGCGTGGAATCGCGGTCCCGAAACGGCACGGCTGCACCTGCTGCCGACGATCTGGTTTCGCAACCTCTGGTCGTGGAAAGACGATCCCGAGCAGATCAAGCCGAAGCTGGAGCGTATGGCTGACGTTCAGGGCATGCCTTTAATGCGCGTCTACCATCCCCAGTACGGCGAGCGCTGGCTCTTCGCCGAGGGATCGCCACAGCTTCTGTTCACGGAAAACGAGAGCAATCTGAGGCGTCTGTTCAACGCGCCTAATCGCGGCTTTTATCAGAAAGACGGCATCAACGATTACGTGGTGAAGGCGCAGCGCTATCGCATCAACGCAGAGCAGACCGGGACCAAGGCATCGGCGTATTACGACCTGGAGATCGCGCCGGGCGAGAGCGCGGTCGTCAAGCTGGTATTTACCGAAAACATCAACAGCATGCAGGATCATTTCGGGAAGGCATTCGATGAGGTTTTCCACGAACGAATCTTGGATGCCGACGAGTTCTATCGCGACATCATTCCGCAGTCGATGTCGCCTGAGGGTCGCAACATCATGCGCCAAGGCTTTGCCGGCATGCTTTGGTCGAAGCAGTTCTACAACTACGACGTGCGCACGTGGCTCGCGGGCGATCCCGCACAACCGCCGCCGCCCAAGGAAAGGCTTCAGGGCAGAAATCACGACTGGAGCCACTTCTACTCAGACGACATCATCTCCATGCCGGACAAGTGGGAGTATCCGTGGTTCGCGGCCTGGGATCTGGCTTTCCATTGTGTTCCGCTTGCTTTGATGGACTGGAACTTCGCCAAGGATCAGCTCACGCTGCTATGCCGCGAATGGTACATGCATCCCAATGGGCAGTTGCCTGCGTACGAGTGGAACTTCTCGGACGTGAATCCGCCGGTGCACGCCTGGGCTGCGCATCGCGTCTATCAGATCGAGCGGCGCATGACGGGCAAAGGGGACTTTGCTTATCTCGAGCGCATCTTTCACAAGCTGCTGATCAACTTCACCTGGTGGGTGAACCGGAAAGATACCTCAGGCAACAACATTTTTGAGGGAGGCTTCCTGGGACTGGACAACATCGGCGCCTTTGATCGCAGCATGAAGTTTCCGAGCGGCGTCTTCATGGAGCAATCCGATGGCACCAGTTGGATGGCTACTTACAGCCTCAGCATGCTGATGATCGCGCTGGATCTGGCGATGCAGGATCCCGTGTACGAGGATACGGCCATCAAGTTCTGGGAGCACTTCCTGTACATCGTGAACGCGATGAACCGCAGCATCGATGGCGAAGGGATCTGGGACGAGGAACAAGGCTTCTATTACGACGTGCTGCACGTTTCCGATGGCGAGCACATCCCCATGCGCATTCGTTCCATTGTGGGACTGGTGCCGCTGTTCGCCGTGCAGACACTCGAACCCGGACTGATGCAGCGCTTGCCGAACTTCGCGCACAGAATCCAGTGGTATCTGGAGCATCGTCCGGACCTTACAAGAAACATCGCATGCTTCCACGCCGAAGGCGTGAAGGAACGGCAACTGCTGGCGATCGTCGATGAAAAGCGTCTGCGGCGGATTTTGCAGATTATGCTCGACGAGAAGGAGTTCCTGTCGCCGTATGGAATCCGCAGCATCTCGCAGTTTCACCGCGATCATCCATTCAAGCTGGAGATTGGCGGACGCGAGTCTGTGGTGGACTATGAGCCAGGTGAGTCGACCACGAGTTTGTTCGGCGGCAACTCCAATTGGCGCGGCCCAATTTGGTTTCCTGTCAACTTCCTGATTATCGAGGCGCTGCAGCGCTATCACCACTACTACGGCGACAAGCTGAAAGTGGAGTGTCCGACCGGATCGGGAAACTCAATGAATCTCGGCCAGGTGGCGGCTGAGCTCTCCGATCGTTTAGCAGGCTTATTTACGCGAAACGCAGAGGGAAAGCGCCCGGCGCACGGGCGGAATCCGCTATTCCAAAGCGATCCTTACTGGAAAGACCTTGTGCTTTTTTATGAGTATTTCCACGCCGACACCGGCGCCGGACTGGGTGCGTCGCACCAGACGGGCTGGACCGGTCTGATCGCCAAGCTCATGCAGCAGAACGGCGAGCCTCAGATGCGGCGGGTGGGAGCATCGGCGAATGCAAGGAAGCAGACCAAAGTCGCGAAGTGA
- a CDS encoding protein yceI precursor has product MKRHAISLFAVALFTAAVWAQGAEWQIDPAHTTAGFTVRHMGISNVHGRFVKTAGSAMIDDNDVTKSSVTATMEVNTIDTGNENRDSDLKSPNYFDAAQFPQITFKSKSISKNGEGKLKVVGDLTIHGVTKEVTLDVDGPSAPIERGGGKRRGLSASTSVNRKDFGVGAKAPAVMIGEEIKIDIDAELTQKGPGK; this is encoded by the coding sequence ATGAAACGACACGCAATCAGCTTGTTCGCTGTTGCACTATTCACCGCCGCTGTCTGGGCTCAGGGCGCAGAGTGGCAAATCGATCCCGCGCACACCACGGCTGGCTTCACCGTGCGCCACATGGGCATTAGCAATGTTCATGGCCGCTTTGTGAAGACCGCCGGCTCGGCAATGATTGACGACAATGACGTCACCAAGTCGAGTGTCACCGCGACCATGGAAGTCAATACGATCGACACAGGCAACGAGAATCGCGACAGCGACTTGAAGAGTCCGAATTACTTCGACGCCGCGCAGTTTCCCCAGATCACCTTCAAGTCGAAGAGCATCAGTAAGAATGGGGAGGGCAAACTGAAAGTTGTCGGTGACCTTACCATTCATGGCGTGACGAAGGAAGTTACCCTCGACGTGGATGGTCCATCAGCACCCATTGAGCGCGGTGGAGGTAAGCGTCGTGGACTTTCGGCATCGACCAGCGTCAACCGCAAAGACTTCGGCGTCGGAGCAAAAGCTCCGGCGGTGATGATTGGCGAAGAGATTAAGATCGACATCGATGCCGAGCTGACGCAGAAGGGGCCGGGGAAATAA
- a CDS encoding aminopeptidase P family protein produces MLTRRDFTKLAGLGAATALVPSISTAQEQNAPSLPAPIAQLKSRKAEAKPIAIEERQQRQERARQLMRENNLDAILMIGGTSLVYFTNIRWWNSERLFAAVLPAKGNPFYVCPAFEEDRAREQIANGHEGNNADVRTWQEDEDPYRLVAAGLKDRGISSGRIGIEERTTFVFSDGIAKSAPQASITSATAVTAGCRMIKTQHELDLMRLANQVTLEAYEAVYKSLHAGMSQYDFANLIEAAYSKLGFRGEASVNTGEASALPHGSAKPQIIREGTIVLIDDGCSVEGYQSDISRTFVLGKPTDKMRKVFDIVHRAQSAARQQARPGVEAQSVDAAARKVIADAGYGPDYKYFTHRVGHGIGMDGHEWPYLVRGDTIALRPGMAFSDEPGIYIRGEFGVRLEDDMYITENGAELFTPQSPSLEDPFGKG; encoded by the coding sequence ATGCTCACTCGCCGCGACTTCACCAAACTTGCTGGACTCGGTGCAGCAACTGCGCTCGTCCCATCGATCTCGACAGCCCAGGAACAGAATGCGCCGAGTCTTCCTGCGCCGATTGCGCAGCTGAAGTCGCGCAAAGCTGAAGCCAAGCCAATCGCGATCGAGGAGCGGCAGCAGCGGCAGGAGCGGGCCCGCCAACTGATGCGCGAGAACAACCTCGACGCCATCCTGATGATCGGCGGCACTTCGCTGGTGTACTTCACGAACATTCGCTGGTGGAACAGTGAGCGGCTGTTCGCGGCGGTTCTTCCCGCGAAGGGAAATCCTTTTTACGTCTGTCCCGCATTCGAGGAGGACCGGGCGCGCGAGCAGATCGCCAATGGTCACGAAGGCAACAACGCCGACGTTCGCACGTGGCAGGAGGACGAGGATCCGTACCGCCTGGTCGCCGCCGGGCTCAAAGATCGGGGTATCAGCAGTGGACGCATTGGCATTGAAGAGCGCACGACATTTGTCTTTAGCGACGGCATCGCAAAAAGCGCACCCCAAGCGAGCATCACCAGCGCAACTGCCGTGACTGCGGGATGCCGGATGATCAAGACTCAGCACGAGCTCGATCTCATGCGCCTGGCGAATCAGGTGACGCTTGAGGCCTACGAGGCAGTTTACAAGTCCTTGCACGCGGGAATGTCGCAATATGACTTTGCCAACCTCATCGAAGCTGCCTATTCCAAATTGGGATTTCGTGGCGAAGCCAGTGTGAACACCGGCGAGGCTTCTGCCTTGCCGCACGGATCGGCGAAGCCGCAGATCATCCGCGAAGGCACAATCGTCCTCATCGACGATGGCTGTTCGGTGGAAGGCTATCAGTCGGACATCAGCCGAACGTTCGTTCTTGGAAAACCGACCGACAAGATGCGCAAGGTCTTCGATATCGTCCACCGAGCTCAAAGCGCCGCGCGCCAGCAGGCGCGGCCCGGAGTAGAAGCGCAATCAGTGGACGCAGCCGCGCGCAAGGTGATCGCCGACGCTGGCTACGGACCGGACTACAAATACTTCACGCACCGCGTCGGCCATGGCATTGGCATGGACGGCCACGAGTGGCCGTATCTAGTGCGTGGTGACACCATCGCGCTGCGCCCGGGCATGGCTTTCAGTGATGAGCCAGGGATTTACATTCGCGGAGAATTCGGCGTGCGGCTCGAGGACGATATGTACATCACCGAGAACGGCGCCGAGCTATTCACGCCGCAGAGTCCGTCGCTTGAGGACCCTTTTGGGAAGGGATGA
- a CDS encoding ABC transporter substrate-binding protein, translating into MRHAASLPCRLHHGICHPKALIWPKDVPGCLRVLGRRCGSLTKDAVLQALIATLLILTTGCQPSHSNRIVVGSKNFSEQVVLAELIAQHIEAKLHVQVERRFYLAGSYIAHQAVLADRIDLYPEYTGTAFTAILKQAPNWDANVVFNQVREQYEKQFHLTVISPLGFNNSFAMVMRGAEARRLGISKLSQAKTYSPQWTFGCGYEFLERPDGYSGFVRRYDLTFAGKPRVMDLGLLYRALKDHQIDLAAGNGTDGLIAALDMAVLEDDLHYFPPYEAVPIVNDKALRRFPQLATTLNDLTNTISDGEMRRMNYAVDGEHRDVVDVVREFREKKGL; encoded by the coding sequence ATGCGGCATGCTGCGTCTCTGCCATGCCGCTTGCACCATGGAATCTGTCATCCTAAGGCCCTGATTTGGCCGAAGGACGTCCCGGGATGCCTGAGAGTGCTGGGTCGCAGGTGCGGCTCTTTGACCAAAGATGCCGTATTGCAGGCTTTGATTGCAACGCTGCTCATCCTGACCACCGGCTGTCAGCCCTCACACTCCAACCGAATCGTCGTCGGCTCAAAGAACTTCAGCGAGCAGGTGGTCCTCGCAGAACTGATTGCACAACACATCGAAGCCAAATTGCACGTACAGGTCGAGCGACGATTTTATTTGGCAGGAAGCTATATCGCTCACCAGGCAGTGTTGGCGGACCGTATCGATCTCTATCCCGAATATACCGGCACCGCCTTCACAGCAATCCTGAAGCAAGCTCCAAACTGGGACGCGAACGTTGTTTTCAACCAAGTGCGCGAGCAGTACGAGAAACAATTTCACCTCACCGTAATCTCGCCGCTCGGATTCAACAACTCGTTTGCGATGGTCATGCGCGGCGCGGAGGCGCGCAGACTCGGCATATCGAAACTCTCCCAAGCGAAAACCTACTCACCGCAATGGACGTTCGGCTGCGGCTACGAGTTTCTCGAGCGTCCGGACGGCTATTCGGGCTTTGTAAGGAGGTACGATCTTACGTTTGCCGGCAAGCCGCGCGTGATGGACCTTGGCCTCTTGTATCGCGCTCTCAAGGATCACCAGATAGATCTTGCCGCCGGCAACGGCACTGACGGTCTGATTGCAGCGCTGGACATGGCGGTGCTCGAAGACGACCTGCACTACTTCCCGCCGTACGAGGCTGTTCCCATTGTGAACGACAAAGCCCTGCGCCGCTTCCCTCAACTCGCGACGACGCTGAACGATCTCACCAACACTATCTCTGACGGCGAAATGCGGCGGATGAACTATGCGGTCGATGGCGAGCACCGCGACGTGGTCGATGTAGTCAGGGAATTTCGGGAGAAGAAAGGACTGTAA
- a CDS encoding ABC transporter ATP-binding protein, giving the protein MSSTDESSGSSPVIEFREVGYKLANQSLLCDISFSVSAGETLVLLGRSGAGKTTALKLINRLLTPTYGEIQVNSRSTISWDPILLLRSIGWVIQESGLFPHYSVEGNIAVVPRLERWPEDRVRARVSELMQLVGLDANLRTRYPHQLSGGQRQRVGVARALAADPRILLMDEPFGALDPITRAELQKEFLDLQRRLRKTVVMVTHDLHEALRLASRIALLDSGKLIGLFGSQEFAHSQDERVLKYVSPFREAALPI; this is encoded by the coding sequence ATGAGCAGCACGGACGAGAGCTCCGGATCCTCGCCTGTCATTGAATTCCGTGAAGTTGGCTACAAACTCGCCAATCAGAGTTTGCTGTGCGACATCAGCTTCTCTGTTTCCGCAGGTGAAACTCTGGTTCTGCTCGGGCGAAGTGGCGCGGGTAAGACCACTGCGCTGAAGCTCATCAATCGCCTGCTTACGCCTACGTATGGCGAAATACAAGTGAATAGCCGCAGCACGATCTCGTGGGATCCAATTCTGTTGCTGCGATCGATCGGATGGGTGATCCAGGAGTCCGGACTTTTTCCTCACTACTCTGTGGAAGGCAATATCGCTGTGGTGCCGAGGCTTGAGCGTTGGCCGGAGGATCGCGTAAGAGCACGCGTCTCCGAACTCATGCAGCTTGTCGGGCTGGACGCGAATTTGCGAACTCGATACCCACATCAGCTCTCCGGTGGCCAGCGGCAGCGTGTTGGGGTGGCAAGGGCGCTGGCGGCCGACCCCCGCATTCTGCTGATGGACGAACCCTTCGGCGCACTCGATCCAATCACTCGCGCGGAGTTGCAGAAGGAGTTTCTGGATCTGCAACGGCGCCTGCGAAAGACGGTCGTAATGGTTACCCATGATCTTCACGAGGCCCTGCGGCTTGCCTCGCGTATTGCGTTGCTCGATTCGGGAAAGTTGATCGGCCTGTTCGGCAGTCAGGAATTTGCCCATTCACAGGACGAACGCGTGCTGAAGTATGTGAGCCCGTTTCGGGAAGCGGCGTTGCCGATCTAA
- a CDS encoding adenosine deaminase → MPGRGRPEPRRQKLLSFAIPMSRVISCLYLLIVCSPLFFAQTPEQRTSNYLESIRKSPPLLAAFLREMPKGGDLHNHLIGAIYAESYLQFAVNDKLCIDQKHLTFAQPPCDESRDIVPAERLTSDPTLYRLMIDALSMRDFVPYSMPGSSESAEDHFFQTFGRFVAVANAHTGETLAEVASRAGHQNESYLEMTVGFDRNSGAIGSKTAWSDNFDEQREKLNAAGIQSAVAGVLKILNDAEAEKDRVLGCPEAAHTDPGCKVTIRYIYEVYRGTAKEQVFAEIMTGFAVVKADPRFVAVNPVMPEDGYTSMHDYDLHMRIFDYFHKLYPDVHLTEHAGELAPGQVPPSGLRSHIGEAIHTGHAQRIGHGADVMQEDRPLELLREMAQKQIAVEICLTSNDLILGVKGDRHPFPVYRKYGVPVVIATDDEGVSRSDMTHEYVRAVQAYGLTYAELKKIVRDSIAYSFVEPPVRAKLLSDLDARFREFEGRKW, encoded by the coding sequence ATGCCCGGCCGAGGGCGGCCGGAACCACGCAGGCAAAAACTGTTATCCTTTGCGATTCCCATGTCGAGAGTAATTTCTTGCCTATATCTTCTGATCGTTTGTTCACCATTATTCTTCGCGCAAACTCCTGAACAGCGAACTTCCAATTATCTGGAATCCATACGCAAGAGTCCGCCGCTGCTTGCGGCTTTCTTGCGGGAAATGCCGAAAGGTGGAGACCTTCACAATCACCTAATCGGCGCAATTTATGCGGAGAGTTATCTGCAGTTCGCCGTCAACGACAAGCTGTGCATCGATCAAAAACATCTTACCTTTGCGCAGCCTCCATGCGACGAGTCACGGGATATCGTTCCCGCCGAACGGCTGACGAGTGATCCGACGCTCTACCGCTTGATGATCGACGCGCTTTCGATGCGCGACTTCGTTCCATACTCCATGCCGGGGAGCTCGGAGTCGGCTGAAGATCATTTTTTCCAGACCTTTGGGCGCTTCGTCGCAGTGGCAAATGCTCACACTGGAGAAACGCTTGCTGAAGTGGCTTCGCGCGCTGGACACCAGAATGAGTCGTACCTGGAGATGACAGTCGGATTCGACCGGAACTCCGGAGCGATTGGTTCCAAAACGGCTTGGAGCGATAACTTCGACGAACAACGCGAGAAGCTCAATGCTGCCGGAATCCAGAGCGCCGTCGCGGGCGTTCTGAAAATCCTCAACGACGCCGAGGCGGAGAAAGATCGTGTGCTCGGTTGTCCCGAAGCCGCCCATACCGATCCCGGATGCAAGGTGACGATCCGCTACATCTACGAGGTCTATCGCGGAACGGCGAAAGAGCAGGTCTTTGCTGAAATCATGACCGGGTTTGCCGTCGTGAAGGCCGATCCGCGGTTCGTAGCTGTGAATCCCGTGATGCCGGAAGACGGATACACCTCGATGCACGATTACGACCTGCACATGAGGATCTTTGATTACTTCCACAAGCTCTATCCCGACGTGCACCTCACGGAACATGCGGGTGAGCTCGCTCCAGGTCAGGTACCGCCGAGCGGGCTGCGTTCGCATATTGGCGAGGCGATCCATACCGGTCATGCGCAGCGCATCGGACACGGAGCGGATGTGATGCAGGAAGATCGTCCGCTCGAGCTCTTGCGAGAGATGGCGCAGAAGCAGATCGCGGTGGAGATTTGTCTCACAAGCAATGATCTGATTCTCGGCGTTAAAGGGGATCGGCATCCTTTCCCGGTGTACCGCAAGTATGGAGTGCCGGTCGTGATCGCTACCGATGATGAGGGTGTTTCGCGGAGCGATATGACGCATGAGTATGTGCGGGCTGTTCAGGCTTATGGGCTGACGTATGCGGAATTG